In one window of Vibrio sp. DW001 DNA:
- a CDS encoding MarR family transcriptional regulator, producing the protein MTDPKKELSSLALTIFALNGKFLTVAEQLAAPAGITATRWQVLGAVLDGPRTQADIARKMGITRQSVQRTSTKLIDDGYLESISNPSHRKAMLLKPTEKGLESIAKISPHHGTFALRLADEIGLESMAQLSDLLSELNLALDNLIPNNKP; encoded by the coding sequence ATGACCGACCCGAAAAAAGAACTGAGTTCGCTCGCGTTAACTATATTTGCATTGAATGGAAAATTCCTCACAGTTGCGGAGCAATTAGCCGCGCCTGCAGGCATAACTGCTACACGCTGGCAAGTGCTAGGAGCCGTGCTTGATGGGCCACGGACTCAGGCTGATATCGCTCGTAAAATGGGAATTACAAGGCAGAGTGTGCAACGAACAAGTACCAAGTTGATAGATGACGGGTATCTTGAATCGATATCGAATCCGTCTCATCGAAAAGCCATGTTACTTAAGCCCACCGAGAAAGGTTTAGAGTCTATTGCAAAAATAAGCCCACATCATGGGACGTTTGCTTTACGACTTGCTGATGAAATCGGTTTGGAATCGATGGCTCAGTTATCCGATTTGCTCAGTGAGTTAAATCTCGCCTTAGACAACCTAATTCCAAACAACAAACCATGA
- a CDS encoding DJ-1/PfpI family protein, whose product MKTVHLCVYDTMADWEFGYVIAHINSPDFQKNPNAYEVKTVGMTLEPIRTKGGVQILPDMSLDQLSPEDSQLLILAGSDNAVTGGIDDFVTCADSFLKHATPVAAICGATAALAGAGLLNELRHTSNAKAFLDGEHYSGSENYSEVPAITDGNLITASGLAPVEFAVEIFRKLDLYSETTLDSWLMLFQHQDPMGFYNLMEEHSK is encoded by the coding sequence ATGAAAACGGTACATTTATGTGTGTATGACACAATGGCGGATTGGGAGTTTGGATATGTTATTGCTCATATCAACAGTCCTGACTTCCAAAAGAATCCTAATGCATACGAAGTTAAAACGGTCGGAATGACGTTAGAACCAATTAGAACAAAAGGTGGGGTTCAGATTCTTCCTGATATGTCTTTGGATCAACTATCCCCGGAAGATAGCCAACTTTTGATTCTCGCCGGTTCTGACAACGCTGTAACTGGAGGGATAGACGACTTTGTAACCTGTGCAGATAGTTTCTTAAAACACGCAACGCCTGTTGCCGCTATCTGTGGGGCAACGGCAGCACTAGCAGGTGCAGGCTTATTAAATGAGTTACGCCATACAAGCAACGCAAAAGCGTTTTTAGACGGTGAGCACTATAGTGGTAGTGAAAACTATTCGGAAGTACCGGCTATAACAGATGGCAATTTAATTACAGCGAGTGGCCTTGCCCCTGTAGAGTTTGCCGTTGAGATCTTTCGTAAACTAGATTTGTACTCGGAAACCACTCTCGATTCATGGCTCATGCTTTTTCAGCATCAAGATCCCATGGGTTTTTATAATCTAATGGAGGAGCATTCTAAATGA
- a CDS encoding transporter substrate-binding domain-containing protein, producing MYKHTRLYFLCFVFFFGTPVCAQEKLIFSAMTNIGAVVPVSLVLHQAYRQVKIDIEIKEIPGKRSLFYANSGETDGEVYRVEGIESKYPNLIRIDVPIRTEKMYLFVKKGNEFSVKNWEDFPENHTLGYIRGTYFIENAVSIYRIKIQPSSSYENLIRQLDANRNSVIIMGIKGERLIERLQLKDIVRLDPPFHTLELYHYLHKRHAHLVSKITYVLQQMKNSGEIEKINHDN from the coding sequence ATGTATAAACATACAAGACTTTATTTTCTATGTTTTGTCTTTTTTTTTGGTACACCTGTATGTGCCCAAGAAAAACTGATTTTTTCTGCAATGACTAATATAGGCGCGGTTGTTCCTGTATCACTAGTTTTACATCAGGCTTATCGGCAAGTCAAAATTGACATAGAAATCAAAGAGATTCCTGGAAAAAGAAGTCTGTTTTATGCAAATTCTGGGGAAACTGATGGTGAAGTTTATAGAGTTGAAGGTATAGAATCAAAATACCCTAACCTTATTCGTATTGATGTACCGATACGAACTGAAAAAATGTACTTGTTCGTAAAAAAAGGGAATGAGTTTTCGGTTAAAAATTGGGAAGATTTTCCTGAGAATCATACACTCGGCTATATTAGAGGGACTTATTTTATAGAGAATGCAGTATCTATTTATCGTATCAAAATTCAACCGTCCTCAAGCTATGAAAACCTTATCAGGCAACTCGACGCTAATAGAAATAGTGTGATCATCATGGGTATAAAAGGAGAGCGTTTGATTGAACGTTTACAGTTGAAAGATATAGTCAGGTTGGATCCACCCTTTCACACATTAGAGTTATACCACTACCTTCACAAGCGACACGCTCATCTAGTTTCTAAGATTACTTATGTTTTACAGCAAATGAAGAATAGTGGTGAGATCGAAAAGATTAATCACGACAATTAA
- a CDS encoding methyl-accepting chemotaxis protein, translating to MNKRSLSIKNQILILTLIPLCSLIISNLLYTDWIENRISTEFIRYYRAAIFILLSGSVLFYCYKSYRNIYSSIEYVQKQLSTIWIGTPVDRSDIELSKELGEMSDKIDLVGIEYRSVLSKSRSIIQSYNITIKQLRDLSVRCTNEFQSQQQQLEQLVSAMTQMSATVTEIASNAGFAANHTQEVSHKANVTSVTMKKMEAGTRSDAEHIQSSNHFIEQLHNGVLQINEMTNIIDSISEQTNLLALNAAIEAARAGEQGRGFSVVADEVRNLAGRTQDATKRIQTTIKTLNYNAKSSQDAMQVVGQNVDNAVAAINAQMLAMGHISDDIHQANDMVTQIATAAEEQSLVTEEINSNVENISRSMSGINDSMETLNCQSETLSNESEHFLEELDRRDV from the coding sequence ATGAATAAAAGAAGTTTGTCGATTAAAAATCAAATCTTAATATTAACTTTAATACCTTTGTGTTCACTAATAATCTCGAATCTGTTGTATACAGACTGGATAGAAAACCGTATCAGCACAGAATTTATTCGTTATTACCGAGCCGCTATTTTCATCCTGCTTTCAGGTTCTGTTTTGTTTTACTGTTATAAAAGCTATCGAAATATATACAGTTCAATTGAATACGTTCAAAAACAATTGAGCACTATCTGGATAGGTACCCCTGTAGATCGTAGTGACATTGAACTTAGCAAAGAACTGGGTGAGATGTCAGACAAAATTGATTTAGTTGGTATCGAGTACCGATCAGTTCTTTCAAAAAGTCGATCTATTATTCAGTCCTACAATATTACGATCAAACAACTACGAGATCTTAGCGTACGTTGTACTAACGAATTTCAGTCACAGCAGCAGCAGTTAGAACAATTGGTCTCCGCAATGACTCAAATGTCCGCAACGGTTACGGAGATTGCATCAAACGCAGGTTTTGCCGCTAACCATACTCAAGAGGTGAGTCATAAAGCCAATGTAACCAGTGTTACTATGAAGAAAATGGAGGCGGGCACCAGAAGTGATGCAGAACATATTCAATCATCAAATCACTTTATTGAACAACTTCATAATGGTGTATTACAGATAAATGAGATGACAAATATAATCGATAGTATTTCTGAACAAACTAATCTTTTAGCACTAAATGCAGCAATTGAAGCCGCTCGCGCCGGAGAACAGGGTAGAGGTTTTTCAGTTGTAGCAGACGAAGTAAGAAATTTGGCGGGCCGCACTCAAGATGCGACTAAACGTATACAAACAACAATCAAAACGCTGAATTACAATGCAAAAAGCTCTCAGGATGCGATGCAAGTCGTAGGTCAAAACGTAGATAATGCTGTTGCAGCAATTAATGCACAAATGCTTGCGATGGGGCATATATCAGATGATATTCATCAAGCCAATGATATGGTTACTCAAATTGCAACTGCTGCAGAAGAGCAAAGCCTTGTTACCGAAGAGATAAATTCAAATGTAGAGAACATTAGTCGATCGATGTCGGGGATTAATGACTCAATGGAGACGTTAAATTGTCAAAGTGAAACTCTGTCAAACGAATCCGAGCATTTTCTCGAAGAACTTGATAGGCGTGATGTTTAA
- a CDS encoding DNA polymerase III subunit epsilon, producing the protein MSKLNAEQRKARDNERFSQRVSERRDKGEDVVLYALTNKKAVKFLTKSEKNDLKERKRVRQEEIELKEQQELERIEQAFIGNDNK; encoded by the coding sequence ATGAGCAAGTTAAACGCTGAACAGCGGAAAGCACGAGACAACGAACGTTTTTCACAACGAGTGAGTGAACGCAGGGATAAAGGTGAAGATGTTGTCTTGTATGCTCTTACCAACAAAAAAGCAGTGAAGTTTCTGACCAAATCAGAAAAAAATGATCTAAAAGAGAGAAAGAGAGTTCGTCAGGAAGAAATAGAACTTAAAGAACAACAGGAATTAGAAAGAATTGAACAAGCGTTTATCGGTAACGATAACAAGTAA
- a CDS encoding ABC-F family ATPase encodes MQFGPAPLFENISAKFGNGNRYGLIGANGCGKSTFMKILSGELAPTSGNVSITPGQKVGTLSQDQYAFEKYSVVDAVIQGDAKLWKIKQERERIYSLPEMSEEDGMKVADLESEFAEMDGYSAESRAGEILLEAGIEEEYHFGLMSQLAPGWKLRVLLAQSLFSNPDILLLDEPTNNLDIHTINWLAGELNKRKCTMIIISHDRHFLNTVCTHMADIDYGELRIYPGNYEYFLDASGLIQEQLLAGNAKKTAEIAELQDFVNRFGANASKAKQASSRAKKLDKISLDEVKSSSRMTPSLRFDESKKMHRQALILEDLSHGFDDEILFHGGNLILEAGAKLAVIGENGVGKTTLLRCLVNELSHNEGVVKWSENAAIGYCPQDSTNEFDNGFTLFEWMSQWRTSKHNDLMIRGMLGRLLFTEDDINKKACNCSGGEKNRLLFGKLMMMDINVLIMDEPTNHMDMEAIEALNNALKLFEGTLIFVSHDREFVSSLATHIVDIKDKQLINFHGTFNEYMSN; translated from the coding sequence ATGCAATTTGGCCCTGCGCCATTGTTTGAAAACATCTCTGCTAAATTTGGCAACGGCAACCGTTACGGGTTAATCGGAGCAAACGGATGTGGTAAGTCAACCTTTATGAAGATCCTGAGTGGGGAACTAGCACCAACATCTGGCAATGTGTCCATTACCCCTGGTCAAAAAGTCGGAACCCTGAGTCAGGACCAATACGCTTTTGAAAAATACAGCGTTGTCGACGCCGTAATTCAAGGTGATGCAAAGCTATGGAAAATCAAACAAGAACGTGAACGTATCTATTCTCTGCCTGAAATGAGCGAAGAAGACGGAATGAAGGTTGCCGATCTTGAAAGCGAATTTGCAGAGATGGATGGCTACAGTGCGGAAAGTCGCGCTGGTGAAATATTGCTTGAAGCTGGAATAGAAGAAGAATATCACTTTGGATTAATGAGCCAACTTGCGCCAGGTTGGAAGCTCCGCGTTTTACTCGCACAATCTCTTTTTTCTAATCCAGACATATTATTGCTTGATGAGCCTACCAACAACTTGGATATCCATACCATTAATTGGTTAGCTGGTGAGCTAAACAAACGTAAGTGCACCATGATCATCATCTCCCATGACAGACACTTCTTGAACACTGTCTGTACTCATATGGCGGATATTGATTATGGCGAACTCAGAATATACCCAGGTAATTACGAGTATTTCCTTGATGCATCTGGTCTAATTCAAGAGCAATTGCTCGCGGGCAACGCAAAGAAAACGGCTGAAATAGCTGAACTCCAAGACTTTGTTAACCGATTTGGAGCCAACGCGTCTAAAGCTAAACAAGCGAGTTCACGCGCCAAAAAACTCGATAAAATTTCTTTAGATGAAGTGAAATCATCAAGTCGAATGACGCCTTCATTACGCTTTGACGAAAGCAAAAAAATGCACCGCCAAGCATTAATACTTGAAGACCTTAGCCATGGTTTTGACGATGAAATACTCTTTCATGGTGGCAATTTGATCCTTGAAGCAGGCGCAAAACTTGCTGTTATCGGTGAAAATGGTGTAGGTAAAACGACCCTACTTCGTTGCTTAGTCAACGAGTTATCGCATAATGAAGGCGTAGTTAAGTGGTCCGAAAATGCAGCGATCGGCTATTGCCCGCAAGACAGCACCAATGAATTTGACAATGGGTTTACGTTATTTGAATGGATGTCTCAATGGAGAACATCAAAACACAACGACTTGATGATTCGAGGCATGTTAGGACGCCTTTTATTTACTGAAGATGATATCAACAAGAAAGCGTGTAATTGCTCCGGTGGTGAAAAAAACCGCTTATTGTTTGGTAAATTAATGATGATGGACATCAACGTTCTTATTATGGACGAACCAACCAACCACATGGATATGGAAGCGATTGAAGCCCTTAACAATGCCCTTAAGCTGTTTGAAGGTACATTGATATTTGTTAGCCATGATAGAGAATTTGTCTCGTCACTTGCGACACACATCGTTGATATTAAAGACAAGCAACTCATAAACTTCCACGGAACGTTTAATGAATATATGTCAAACTAA
- a CDS encoding GNAT family N-acetyltransferase — translation MLVKSDLIVHSRFLKELTTFYQLEWNDVEPIASEQDGLPLPLPILAIEEEVLVGGLAFTRFLEPNGTSQVIWINAVLIKPEFRGCGFASRLINRATEVLFEFEQSTLYVYTNVPKLYFQLGWEMVAQGTDDEHVVMGKHVAP, via the coding sequence ATGCTTGTAAAAAGTGACTTAATCGTACATTCACGCTTTTTGAAAGAATTAACTACTTTCTATCAGTTGGAATGGAATGATGTAGAACCAATTGCCTCTGAACAAGATGGTCTTCCTTTGCCGTTACCCATTTTGGCTATTGAAGAAGAGGTTTTAGTCGGCGGGTTGGCTTTCACACGTTTTTTGGAACCAAATGGAACGTCGCAGGTTATATGGATCAATGCTGTGTTGATAAAGCCTGAGTTTAGAGGTTGTGGTTTCGCATCGAGGCTGATTAATCGTGCGACGGAAGTGCTGTTTGAGTTTGAACAATCCACGCTATACGTTTACACAAATGTCCCTAAATTGTACTTTCAACTCGGATGGGAAATGGTTGCTCAAGGGACGGACGATGAACATGTCGTCATGGGTAAACATGTTGCACCATAA
- a CDS encoding homocysteine S-methyltransferase family protein, whose product MKKLTILDGGMGRELQDIGAPFSQPLWSAQALIESPEYVTKAHQNFIDSGAEIIIANSYACVPFHLGEERFQTDGARLARQAAMIAETVALNNSSVYVAGAIPPPLGSYRPDLFHARDAEIIITTLIEAQEPHVDLWIAETISSLEEFGVINSALRNSTKECYYAFSLSDNQLNESRLRSGQSVKMATKLVCLSGAKGIFFNCSVPEVMEQAIKDAKEVIEQLRTDIEIGVYANNFLPINSDHEANDTLHSIRNLSPDDYLVYAKRWHALGATIIGGCCGIGPSHIRTLAEWKKTLK is encoded by the coding sequence ATGAAAAAACTTACCATACTCGATGGTGGCATGGGTCGCGAACTTCAAGATATTGGCGCCCCTTTTTCGCAACCACTTTGGAGTGCTCAAGCGCTGATAGAGTCACCTGAATATGTAACAAAGGCCCATCAGAATTTTATTGATTCAGGTGCTGAGATAATCATCGCTAATAGCTATGCGTGTGTGCCATTTCATCTTGGTGAAGAACGTTTTCAAACCGACGGAGCAAGACTTGCTCGCCAAGCCGCTATGATCGCCGAAACCGTTGCTCTGAATAATAGCTCAGTATATGTAGCAGGGGCTATTCCTCCGCCACTCGGCAGCTATAGGCCTGACTTATTCCATGCCAGAGACGCGGAGATAATCATCACAACCCTTATAGAGGCTCAGGAACCCCATGTTGACCTATGGATAGCAGAAACCATCTCTAGTTTAGAGGAATTTGGAGTAATTAATTCTGCACTGAGAAACTCGACCAAAGAGTGCTACTACGCTTTTAGTTTAAGCGATAACCAATTAAATGAATCCAGATTACGATCAGGGCAGTCGGTAAAAATGGCCACGAAACTGGTCTGCCTTTCTGGCGCTAAAGGGATATTTTTCAATTGCTCAGTTCCAGAAGTGATGGAACAAGCAATAAAAGATGCAAAAGAAGTCATTGAACAGCTCCGAACGGATATTGAAATTGGTGTTTATGCCAATAACTTCCTGCCAATCAATTCCGATCACGAGGCCAATGATACGCTACATTCGATACGTAACCTTTCACCCGACGATTATTTGGTATACGCAAAGCGCTGGCATGCCCTTGGAGCGACTATCATTGGTGGTTGTTGTGGCATTGGTCCGTCTCATATTCGAACGTTGGCAGAATGGAAGAAAACCTTAAAATAG
- a CDS encoding cold-shock protein: MMSKVKGTVKWFNEAKGFGFIEQESGPDVFAHFSAIASDGFKTLAEGQKVEFTISQGQKGPNAENITAI, from the coding sequence ATTATGTCTAAAGTTAAAGGTACAGTTAAGTGGTTCAACGAAGCTAAAGGTTTCGGTTTCATCGAGCAAGAGTCTGGCCCAGATGTATTCGCTCACTTCAGCGCTATCGCTAGTGACGGCTTCAAAACTCTAGCTGAAGGCCAAAAAGTAGAATTTACTATCAGCCAAGGTCAAAAAGGCCCGAACGCTGAAAATATCACAGCTATCTAA
- a CDS encoding glutaredoxin domain-containing protein yields MKFVRWCLGKIILTLNFIFAPKGIKRSDALQQEVDNRATSMSLYQFEACPFCVKVRRAMKRQSVNIDLLDAKNNPTHREALLTNGGALKVPCLRIDNVGEITWMYESSDIVAYLEKEFA; encoded by the coding sequence ATGAAGTTTGTACGTTGGTGTTTAGGGAAAATAATTTTAACATTGAATTTTATATTTGCCCCTAAAGGCATCAAACGTAGCGATGCGTTACAACAAGAGGTCGATAACAGAGCAACTTCAATGAGTCTGTATCAATTTGAAGCCTGCCCATTCTGCGTAAAAGTTCGTCGAGCAATGAAACGTCAATCGGTTAACATTGATCTTTTAGATGCCAAAAACAATCCAACTCACAGAGAGGCGCTATTAACTAATGGTGGTGCACTTAAAGTGCCATGTTTACGTATCGACAACGTTGGGGAAATCACGTGGATGTATGAGTCATCTGATATCGTTGCTTATCTAGAAAAAGAATTTGCCTAA